The sequence ACGTCAACTTCCCCTACAGCACCTACGAGGCGAAGAACTCGCCCCTGAAGGACAAGCGCGTCCGCGAAGCGATTAACTACGCGGTCGACAAAGAGGCGATCTCGAAGGGGATCTTCAAGGGGTTCAACCGGCCGGTCGGTCAGATGGGCACGCCCGGCTCGCCGTGGTGGGACGACACTGTCCAGCCGGTTCCCTTCAACCCGACGCGCGCGAGGCAGCTGCTCGCCGAGGCCGGCTACGCTAGCGGCTTTAAGGTCCAGATGGACATCCAGCCGGGCCAGATCCCGCAGGAAATGGTGCTCGCCATCCAGAGCAACCTGCGCGACGTCGGCATCGAGGTCGAGCTGATCATCAACGACCAGGCAGCCTTTCTCGACAAGTATTTCGGCCGCGCTCAGAAGGCCGACTTCTTCCCCCTCGTCACGGGCGAGACTAACGGCTTCTTCCAATCGGCGCGCAACGCCTATACCTGCGCACCGCCCGGCGGCCAAGGGCTCGGCATCTACTGCAACCCGGAGTTCGACCGTCTGTTCGCGGAAGCGTTCGCCGAGCGCGACCCCGCCCGCCGCGCCCAGATCTACAAGCAGGCGAACCGCGTCATGCGCGCTGACGTGCCCCAACTCTGGCTGGTGACGCTCAACAGCGCCAACATCTTCTCGCCGAAGGTGCAGAACTTCAAGCTGACCACGCCGACCCAGTACAACTTCGACAGCATCTGGATCGCGCGCTGAGCAGCCGGCGCTGCTCGCTGCCGATGGTCGGTCGCTCCGCCGCGACCTGCGGCTGACTGTCAACGCCGCAGCGGGCGCGCCCGACCGCATCGTGCCGCGCGGGCAGCCGCGATCGACGTCGCGATTTCGACCTACGACGGCGAGCCGACCCACTTCCCCTTCGATACCGACGCTGGTTTCCCGCAGCTTGTGCGCGCCGGCGAGCTCGCCGGCGCGCCCGTCCCGCTCCATTTGAACTTCGCCGGGGGCTTGCTGATCGAGGCCGACCCGGCCGGCGCCGTCCCCGGCCGGGTCGACGTTGACGTCAGGGTCAGCCGCTCGTTCTCGACGGTCGGCTCCGCCCTCTTCGTGAGGGCGGTCCGGTGGGCGCTTGCGCTGGTCGTCCTCGGCCTCGCCCGCAGCGTCCTGAGCGGCCGGCCCAAAGTCGACCTCAGGATGTTCACCTGGCTCGGCGCGATGCTGTTCGCCTTTCCGGCGCTGCGCCCGGCTCCCCGCCCAGCGGTGCGCTGAGCGACTATCTCGCCTTCCTCTAGGTCGAAAGCAGCATCGCCGTCGCCCTCGTCCGGAGCGTCTCGGGGTGGCTGCGCCAACAGCCGAGCTAGTAGTCGCCCTCCTTGACGTACGGCCGGCTCCAGAGCGCCACTTGAAGGATGACCGACTTCAGCCACGCCTGATGCATCCGCTCGACCTCGTCCGCGGAATGTCCCTTTTTGGCAAGAAACGGCTTGAGCGTCGCCGTGATCGGATAGATGAACGCCGGCAGGTAGCGGTAGGCGATGTTCGGGACCGACTCGACGCCGTCCGTCCGGTTCTTGCCAGAGCGGTGATGGCGGCGGCCGATCTCGTCCTGATAGTCGAGCCACGTTTGGTCGTAGTTCGCCGCCGCTGTGTCGAGGATCCAGCGGCCGAAGCGCT comes from Dehalococcoidia bacterium and encodes:
- a CDS encoding DUF4436 domain-containing protein, coding for MDVAISTYDGEPTHFPFDTDAGFPQLVRAGELAGAPVPLHLNFAGGLLIEADPAGAVPGRVDVDVRVSRSFSTVGSALFVRAVRWALALVVLGLARSVLSGRPKVDLRMFTWLGAMLFAFPALRPAPRPAVR
- a CDS encoding protoglobin domain-containing protein produces the protein MQTTDIPGYAYGRVPRSPLTLDDLAKLKEAVLFTDEDVAALRQSYEVLADQVEDVLDVWYGFVASHPHLVHFFSNAKTGEPDAHYLAAVRKRFGRWILDTAAANYDQTWLDYQDEIGRRHHRSGKNRTDGVESVPNIAYRYLPAFIYPITATLKPFLAKKGHSADEVERMHQAWLKSVILQVALWSRPYVKEGDY